CCGCCTCGGAAGGCTTTCCTTCGTAATAATAGGCGGTCGCCAGGCGCTCGTGGGCTTCGGCGAAATCGGCCCGCAGCGACAGCGCCCGCCGCAGCTCTGCGATTCCCTCCGGCGTCTTGCGCGCCGCCACGTAGGCGGCCCCCAGGTTGAAAGCCGCCTCGGGGTCCTTCGGGGCGAGTCGCACCGCCTCCTTCAGCTCCTTCTCGGCCCCGGGGAACCTGCCCAGACTCACCAGAGCAACCCCGAGATTGAGGCGCGCCGAGACCATCTCGGGAGCCAGGTCGACCGCCTCCCGGAATTGCGCCACCGCTTCCTCCAGATTGCCGCGCGCCTGCAGGACGCTCCCCAGGTTGTAGCGCGCCGGCGCGTAGCGGCCGTCGGCCCGGATCGCCGCGCGCCATTGCTCGATCGCGTCGTCGGCTTTTCCCGACTGGTACAGCAGGGCAGCCAGGTGGTCGTACGCCTCCGGCCGCGAGGGCTCCAGGCGAATCGCCTCGCGAAATGTCTGCTCGGCATCCGGGCGTCCCATTCCCTGCAGCGCCAGCCCCTTGCGATCCAGGGCCTGGGCGGATTGGGGAGATTCGCGCAGCATCTCCGAGGCGAGATCCAGGGCACGCGTCAGATCGCCGCTTTTCAGGGCGGCATCGGCTTCGGCGAGGCGCGGATCGGGCTTGTGGCATGAGAGGGCAGGCAGGAGAAGGAGCAGGAGGGCCGCGAGGAGCCGCGGAAGAGATCCCCGGGGACCGAGATGCAGCGCAATCACGATCGGAATCCTCGAGGCACACGGCATTCTTGGAGATCTCTCCGAGGGTGTCAAGCCGGGCGCTATGTGCTTCAATGACCATCTCTCGCGAGGGGAGGATGGACCAGGACGAGCGGAACGACCGGGTGATCGTGGTGGGAGCGGGCGCGGCGGGCCTGATGGCGTCGCTCTGGGCGGCGCGGGCGGGAGCGCGGGTCGTCCTCCTCGAGAGCACGCGCGAAGGAGGAAAGAAGATCCTGATCAGCGGTGGGGGGCGCTGCAACATCCTGCCGGAGCGCAGCGATCCGGCACGGTTCGTCAGCGCCTCGTCGCCCCACACCCTGAGGAAGATTCTGAAAAGCTGGCCGCTGGCCGGCCAGCGCCGCTTCTTCGAGGAAGAGCTGCGCATCCCGCTGGAGCTCGAGCCCGAGACGGGAAAGCTCTTCCCCGTATCGAGCCGGGCCCGCGATGTGCGCGATGCGCTCATCGGCGAAGCGAAGCGCCGCGGCGTGCTCATACGCTTCGATTCCCCGGTCGCCTTCGTCGGCCCGCTATCCGGCGGTGACCTCTGGCGCGTCGTCCTGCGATCCAGGGAGGCCCTCGCGGCACGCGCGGTCGTCCTGGCGACGGGAGGACTCTCGGTTCCGTCGACCGGCAGCGACGGGCGCGGGCTGCAGATCGCCTCCGAGTTGGGGCACCGCATCGCTCCCACCTATCCCGCGCTGACACCGCTTCTGGCCGATCCTCCGCGCCACGCCTTCCTCGCCGGAATATCGCTCGCGGCGCGGCTGCGCTGGACCGGGGAGGCCGGGACCCTGGAGACGCGCGGCGGTTTCCTGTTCACTCATCGCGGCTACAGCGGTCCCGCCGTGCTGGACATCTCCCACTGCGCCGTGTCGAGCGCCGGCGATGGAGCGCTCCGGGTTGCCTGGGGCGGCCTTGCGGCCTCCGAATGGGAGCCGCTCCTGCGCGGTGGATCGGGAAGAGTGGAGGCTCGCCTGAGGAAGCAGCTGCCGGAGCGGCTGGCCGCGGCCTTGTTGCAGGAAGCGGACATTCCCGTCGACACCGACGTGTCCCATCTGCTCCGCGCCGATCGCATCCGGCTCCTCGATCAC
Above is a window of Candidatus Polarisedimenticolia bacterium DNA encoding:
- a CDS encoding tetratricopeptide repeat protein; the protein is MPCASRIPIVIALHLGPRGSLPRLLAALLLLLLPALSCHKPDPRLAEADAALKSGDLTRALDLASEMLRESPQSAQALDRKGLALQGMGRPDAEQTFREAIRLEPSRPEAYDHLAALLYQSGKADDAIEQWRAAIRADGRYAPARYNLGSVLQARGNLEEAVAQFREAVDLAPEMVSARLNLGVALVSLGRFPGAEKELKEAVRLAPKDPEAAFNLGAAYVAARKTPEGIAELRRALSLRADFAEAHERLATAYYYEGKPSEAEREFKEALRLKQDFAEAHFGLGALYRERGDESQAIGEYEAALASQPRHAEAATNLALLYGRRAEPPPRAVNRIAAFEIYRRALLRGDYAAAWATLSQRTRRFYLDDPERFRYAAVRGFQDPAARGRLETATFFLRYLEPPVPTSAPGLPYDPARMDAIRETPEGDFKVDFRVLTGVPGPDPQR
- a CDS encoding aminoacetone oxidase family FAD-binding enzyme; translation: MTISREGRMDQDERNDRVIVVGAGAAGLMASLWAARAGARVVLLESTREGGKKILISGGGRCNILPERSDPARFVSASSPHTLRKILKSWPLAGQRRFFEEELRIPLELEPETGKLFPVSSRARDVRDALIGEAKRRGVLIRFDSPVAFVGPLSGGDLWRVVLRSREALAARAVVLATGGLSVPSTGSDGRGLQIASELGHRIAPTYPALTPLLADPPRHAFLAGISLAARLRWTGEAGTLETRGGFLFTHRGYSGPAVLDISHCAVSSAGDGALRVAWGGLAASEWEPLLRGGSGRVEARLRKQLPERLAAALLQEADIPVDTDVSHLLRADRIRLLDHLAAYRLPVTGTEGYRKAEVTGGGVALEAVRPDTLESRTRPALFFCGEMLDAFGPIGGHNFQWAWATGRAAGEGAARAANAKISRC